One stretch of Cohnella algarum DNA includes these proteins:
- a CDS encoding copper amine oxidase N-terminal domain-containing protein: MEPAQYLADYYAREPRPDEREEPEEEGVKVVVNDKLAGYGRVIDGHVYLPLRELGAALGKAVHWDHEAKKPYVDGKAVAAFRIADGMAFVGVRAAAELLGAVVSWHPGAEKVFVYL, translated from the coding sequence GTGGAGCCGGCGCAATACTTGGCCGATTATTACGCCCGGGAGCCGAGACCGGACGAGCGGGAGGAGCCGGAAGAGGAGGGCGTCAAAGTCGTCGTTAACGATAAACTCGCCGGCTACGGCCGAGTTATCGACGGTCATGTCTATTTGCCGCTGCGCGAGCTCGGAGCAGCGCTGGGAAAGGCCGTCCATTGGGACCATGAGGCCAAAAAGCCTTATGTCGACGGAAAGGCGGTTGCTGCGTTTAGGATCGCGGACGGAATGGCCTTCGTCGGCGTTCGGGCGGCCGCGGAGCTGCTCGGGGCCGTCGTGTCGTGGCACCCCGGAGCGGAGAAGGTGTTCGTTTATTTGTAG
- a CDS encoding sporulation protein YjcZ, which translates to MSYAGGAGYGGGAAFALVLFILLVIILKAGWGGY; encoded by the coding sequence ATGAGTTATGCTGGTGGAGCTGGGTACGGCGGCGGTGCTGCATTCGCTCTTGTTCTGTTTATCCTCCTTGTCATTATCCTGAAAGCCGGTTGGGGCGGCTACTAA
- a CDS encoding Gfo/Idh/MocA family protein, with protein MSERTIKWGIAGPGGISSSFAKDLAGLSDAKLVAVGSRSAERAQKFASEFGAARAYGSYEELANDPEVEIVYVGTLHPAHKENALAFLRAGKAVLCEKPFTMNAAEAEEIIACAKEHKVFLMEAMWTRYLPAIRKVREWLDEGRIGEVRALRADFGFDFGWNPGHRLLDPALGGGALLDAGIYPISFASFVFGAQPDKIASSVHIGETGVDERFALLFEYEGGRSASLGGAVQLALPNEAYISGTKGHIHIPSLFLNTRSATLHVNGEEPVAFADDRTSIGYAFEAREAMACLREGRTESAAMPLDETLAIMRTLDRIRAQWGLKYPFE; from the coding sequence ATGTCAGAGCGCACGATTAAATGGGGAATCGCCGGACCCGGGGGCATTTCTTCTTCCTTCGCCAAGGACTTGGCCGGGCTGAGCGATGCAAAGCTGGTCGCCGTCGGTTCCAGGTCTGCGGAAAGGGCGCAAAAGTTCGCCAGCGAATTCGGGGCCGCGCGCGCGTATGGGAGCTACGAGGAGCTTGCGAACGATCCCGAGGTGGAAATCGTTTATGTCGGAACGCTCCATCCCGCCCATAAGGAGAACGCGCTTGCGTTCCTTCGCGCCGGCAAGGCCGTCCTCTGCGAAAAACCGTTCACGATGAACGCGGCGGAAGCCGAAGAAATCATCGCCTGTGCGAAGGAGCATAAGGTGTTTTTGATGGAGGCGATGTGGACGCGGTATTTGCCGGCGATCCGCAAAGTAAGGGAATGGCTGGACGAAGGGAGGATCGGCGAGGTCCGGGCGCTGCGCGCGGATTTCGGGTTCGATTTCGGCTGGAACCCCGGACATCGCCTGCTCGATCCCGCGCTTGGCGGGGGAGCGCTGCTCGACGCGGGCATTTATCCGATTTCGTTCGCGTCGTTCGTCTTCGGCGCCCAGCCGGACAAAATCGCCAGCTCCGTTCATATCGGCGAGACGGGCGTGGACGAACGGTTCGCCTTGCTGTTCGAATACGAGGGCGGCCGAAGCGCGTCGCTCGGCGGGGCCGTGCAGTTGGCGCTGCCGAACGAAGCGTACATATCCGGAACGAAAGGCCATATCCATATTCCGTCGCTGTTTCTGAACACCCGTTCCGCAACCTTGCACGTCAACGGGGAGGAACCGGTCGCGTTTGCCGACGACCGGACGTCGATCGGCTACGCGTTCGAGGCCCGGGAGGCGATGGCCTGCCTGCGCGAAGGGCGGACGGAAAGCGCCGCGATGCCGCTCGACGAGACGCTGGCGATCATGCGGACGCTCGACCGCATTCGCGCGCAGTGGGGCTTGAAATATCCGTTCGAGTAA
- a CDS encoding extracellular solute-binding protein, whose translation MSGRRAVRGLAGCALLAALCACSLGSGPQGGDPATRAEAAGPPVTLNIAHLYSDAQLPEGDTNEDHFLTRYLTEQTGVTVRYAWEAIDEVQYWTKLDLAIRSNDLPDAFVANREQFRLLTESGSLEDLTETYEAHASDLVKSLYDSTGGKALEDASVGDRLYGLPNIAIEADAPTYVWVRQDWLDRLRLPAPRTLGDIGRIARAFVASDPDGNGEADTVGIPVDQELVYGEKTGVNGLNGVFASFRAFPKEWIRDKEGNVVYGSVQPEAGAALAKLADWYREGILDRDFALRKDAQELIATNRAGLFFGPWWAPYYPLSKSVSNDTKAEWKVYAAPVDAQGVFVANPAPATDRYLVVRKGFPNPEAAVKLLNAMTRLERSLLPEDKPLRDISQQTGVQLRNYYPFNLLLDYPDAVVKRHEWLVKALNGEVDPEDLDPETKRLYDSAMQEREAPLKNMEAWSMTQAYLQGGEVSKADKAYVPGLFYGTTPAMEQKWERLQKLEKDTYLKLITGELPPEAFDLFVLQWEREGGEQITQEVAEAVGAR comes from the coding sequence ATGAGCGGAAGACGGGCTGTTCGGGGCCTGGCCGGCTGCGCGCTGCTGGCCGCATTATGCGCCTGTTCGCTCGGAAGCGGTCCGCAAGGCGGGGACCCGGCAACGCGCGCCGAAGCCGCCGGTCCGCCCGTCACGCTGAACATCGCGCATCTGTATTCGGACGCCCAGCTTCCCGAAGGCGATACGAACGAGGACCATTTTCTCACCCGGTATTTGACGGAGCAAACAGGGGTCACCGTACGCTACGCGTGGGAAGCGATCGACGAAGTGCAATATTGGACGAAATTGGATCTCGCGATTCGCAGCAACGATCTGCCGGACGCCTTCGTGGCGAACCGGGAGCAGTTCCGGCTGCTGACGGAAAGCGGGAGCCTCGAGGATTTGACGGAAACGTACGAAGCGCACGCCTCCGACCTCGTAAAGTCGCTCTACGACTCTACCGGCGGCAAGGCGCTGGAGGACGCGTCGGTGGGGGATCGGCTGTACGGTCTGCCGAACATCGCGATCGAAGCGGACGCGCCGACCTATGTGTGGGTGCGCCAGGATTGGCTGGACCGGCTTCGGCTGCCGGCTCCGAGGACGCTTGGCGACATCGGGCGGATCGCCCGGGCGTTCGTCGCGTCCGACCCGGACGGCAACGGGGAAGCGGACACCGTCGGCATTCCGGTCGATCAGGAGCTTGTGTACGGGGAAAAGACGGGAGTGAACGGACTGAACGGGGTGTTCGCTTCGTTTCGCGCCTTCCCCAAGGAGTGGATTCGGGATAAGGAAGGCAACGTCGTTTACGGCTCCGTCCAGCCGGAAGCGGGAGCCGCGCTCGCCAAGCTGGCCGACTGGTACCGGGAAGGCATCCTGGACCGGGATTTCGCGCTCCGCAAAGATGCGCAGGAGCTCATTGCGACGAATCGGGCCGGCTTGTTTTTCGGCCCGTGGTGGGCGCCTTACTACCCGTTAAGCAAGTCGGTATCCAATGACACGAAAGCCGAATGGAAAGTGTACGCGGCTCCCGTCGATGCGCAGGGCGTTTTCGTCGCGAACCCGGCGCCCGCCACGGACCGGTATCTCGTCGTGCGCAAAGGCTTTCCGAATCCGGAGGCGGCGGTCAAGCTGCTTAATGCGATGACCCGGCTCGAGCGCAGCCTGCTTCCCGAAGACAAGCCGCTGCGCGATATTTCGCAGCAAACCGGTGTACAGCTGCGCAATTACTATCCGTTCAACCTGCTGCTGGACTACCCGGATGCGGTCGTCAAACGGCACGAATGGCTGGTCAAGGCGCTGAACGGGGAAGTCGACCCGGAGGATCTCGATCCCGAGACGAAGCGGTTGTACGACAGCGCCATGCAAGAGCGGGAAGCGCCGCTCAAAAACATGGAGGCGTGGAGCATGACGCAAGCCTACCTGCAGGGCGGCGAGGTGAGCAAGGCGGACAAGGCGTACGTTCCGGGCTTGTTCTACGGGACGACGCCCGCGATGGAACAAAAATGGGAGCGGCTGCAGAAGCTGGAGAAGGACACCTATTTGAAGCTCATCACGGGGGAGCTTCCGCCGGAAGCGTTCGACTTGTTCGTCCTGCAGTGGGAGCGGGAAGGCGGCGAGCAAATCACGCAGGAAGTAGCGGAGGCGGTGGGCGCAAGGTAG
- a CDS encoding response regulator transcription factor — MIKALVVDDEKRVRKGFISLADWQAYDIQIVGEARDGNGALEALGKQDIDLMFVDISMPGMSGFELIEQVRVRHPRTRSVVLTCHHEFDYVQEALRLGAIDYIVKTLLNKSNVNETLQRIVKRFSWERREQAASDEQAGVFRSAAAFVSFRAEAKAEELLQWLAPGRKPERAFDRIWLLPLEDRDAGDWLRELPAHLAEEWRAVRIVSAGRPSVKEAEAVIGRHLLSYLFYGQEREANVPVRLEDLQPVAEPSEQALNEAFDEWLELRWLVYGEEFKRLIRRIEEWRPDPERIRAFGRRLVADWAPYFGWEADRGARLEALSNMRSWKEGKSWLADAALGVSQRMAELGFSREVFASLVKSLLFMKSRACASLNQEEAARHAGMSRSYFSQCFKKFAGLPFGDVLRKLRLERAAELLRSSDLQVSVIANRIGFEDEKHFSRVFREHAGVYPTEYRAGRGAGGRDR, encoded by the coding sequence ATGATCAAGGCATTGGTCGTGGACGACGAGAAGCGGGTGCGTAAAGGCTTCATCTCGCTTGCGGATTGGCAGGCGTACGACATTCAGATCGTGGGGGAAGCCCGGGACGGCAACGGAGCGTTGGAAGCGCTCGGGAAGCAGGACATCGATCTGATGTTCGTCGACATCAGCATGCCCGGCATGTCGGGCTTCGAGCTGATCGAGCAGGTTCGCGTCCGGCACCCGCGCACCCGTTCGGTCGTGCTCACTTGCCATCACGAGTTCGATTACGTTCAGGAGGCGCTTCGGCTCGGAGCGATCGATTACATCGTCAAGACGCTGCTGAACAAAAGCAACGTCAACGAAACGCTGCAGCGGATCGTCAAACGGTTTTCCTGGGAACGGAGGGAACAGGCGGCTTCGGACGAGCAAGCCGGCGTTTTTCGGTCGGCTGCGGCTTTCGTGTCGTTCCGGGCGGAGGCGAAGGCGGAAGAGCTGCTTCAGTGGCTTGCTCCCGGCCGAAAGCCGGAGCGGGCGTTCGACCGGATTTGGCTGCTGCCGCTGGAGGATCGCGATGCCGGGGACTGGCTGAGGGAGCTTCCGGCCCATCTCGCCGAGGAATGGCGCGCGGTTCGCATCGTGTCCGCCGGCCGGCCTTCCGTCAAGGAGGCGGAAGCCGTCATCGGCCGCCATTTGCTTTCCTACCTGTTTTACGGACAGGAAAGGGAGGCGAACGTTCCCGTCCGGCTGGAGGATTTGCAGCCCGTCGCCGAGCCTTCGGAGCAAGCGCTGAACGAAGCGTTCGACGAATGGCTGGAGCTGAGGTGGCTCGTTTACGGAGAGGAGTTCAAGCGCCTCATCCGCAGGATCGAGGAATGGAGGCCGGATCCGGAGCGGATCAGGGCGTTTGGCCGGCGGCTTGTCGCGGATTGGGCGCCGTATTTCGGCTGGGAAGCGGACCGCGGCGCGAGGCTCGAAGCGCTGTCGAACATGCGGAGCTGGAAGGAAGGCAAAAGCTGGCTGGCGGACGCCGCGCTTGGCGTCAGCCAGCGGATGGCCGAGCTCGGTTTTTCCCGGGAAGTGTTCGCCAGCCTCGTCAAATCGCTGCTGTTCATGAAAAGTCGGGCCTGCGCTTCGCTCAACCAGGAGGAGGCCGCCCGCCATGCCGGCATGAGCCGAAGCTATTTCAGCCAATGCTTCAAAAAATTCGCGGGACTGCCGTTCGGCGACGTGCTGCGGAAGCTGCGGCTCGAACGGGCGGCCGAGCTGCTGCGGTCGTCCGATCTGCAGGTAAGCGTCATCGCGAACCGCATCGGCTTCGAGGACGAGAAGCATTTCAGCCGAGTGTTCCGCGAGCATGCGGGCGTCTACCCGACCGAATACCGGGCGGGACGAGGCGCGGGAGGGCGAGACCGATGA
- a CDS encoding cache domain-containing sensor histidine kinase: protein MAVLRIPHPFKKGTLRRTLVVYLLIACLFPPVFFSLFTYSSLHSVLTNKIRSGIQASLEQEATGLENVLDNLDFVSKQFALDGRIYDLMNAYLQTSKNSERAELMKDIEDSFNVVNFTNPDLGLTVYYMPEADEPIVFNNLGVRAEFGIERLPLFVPYKGAAIYGPHRTQYKNSENMVFSSVREVNTERHTVYIYLESNYNSFRHILNSEWYGMKVSHFLVNERGEALYVDEGEAPFDPQALSFEQTRSERKTYFGHYLFGYESEQGWKLVTAVDKSVFNHEIDVWIGRMVLLFAGSIVFAIVLAMLIWRKVYGSIRKVNREIVRMTGDREAPVQRLQVEEFDFLLNNFQTMKNTVNELIAEIGESERMKSRLETEKVLSQINPHFLHNTLNTVQWVARSNGQDEIDRILTLLVQVLHYNMGKHSLIVTVREEMDALRNYIELQRYRYEDELDFVLDVDPEAEAVEIPRFLLQPLVENAIYHGKNEEHGVIAIAIRRTEKETLLLTVTDNGPGMDEATIGALLEAGGEGRPKRGMGIGLQYVKRLLDSFYGAKDAIRIRSRMGEGTVLSVEIPIRNGGKLHDQGIGRGRREAGA, encoded by the coding sequence ATGGCGGTTTTACGTATTCCGCATCCTTTCAAAAAAGGCACGCTGCGGCGCACGCTGGTCGTCTATTTGCTGATCGCCTGCTTGTTTCCGCCGGTCTTTTTTTCGCTCTTTACGTATTCTTCGCTGCACTCGGTGCTGACGAACAAAATCCGAAGCGGCATCCAGGCGAGCCTCGAGCAGGAGGCGACGGGCCTCGAAAACGTGCTCGACAACCTGGACTTCGTTTCCAAGCAGTTCGCGCTGGACGGCCGCATTTACGACCTGATGAACGCCTACCTGCAAACGTCCAAAAATTCCGAACGCGCCGAGCTGATGAAGGATATCGAGGACAGCTTCAACGTCGTCAATTTTACGAATCCGGATTTGGGCCTGACCGTTTATTACATGCCGGAAGCCGACGAGCCGATCGTGTTCAACAATTTGGGCGTCCGCGCGGAGTTCGGGATCGAGCGGCTGCCGCTGTTCGTTCCGTACAAGGGGGCGGCGATTTACGGCCCGCATCGAACCCAGTACAAAAACAGCGAAAACATGGTGTTTTCCTCGGTGCGCGAAGTCAATACGGAACGGCATACGGTGTACATTTACCTGGAGTCGAATTACAACTCGTTCCGCCATATTTTGAATAGCGAATGGTACGGGATGAAAGTATCGCACTTTCTCGTGAACGAGCGCGGGGAGGCGCTGTACGTCGACGAGGGCGAAGCGCCCTTCGACCCGCAAGCGCTTTCGTTCGAGCAAACGCGATCCGAGCGGAAGACGTATTTCGGCCATTACCTGTTCGGCTACGAAAGCGAGCAAGGCTGGAAGCTTGTGACCGCCGTCGATAAAAGCGTTTTCAATCATGAGATCGACGTGTGGATCGGCCGGATGGTGCTGCTGTTCGCGGGATCGATCGTATTCGCGATCGTGCTGGCCATGCTGATCTGGCGCAAGGTATACGGCTCGATCCGCAAGGTCAACCGCGAGATCGTGCGGATGACCGGAGACCGGGAAGCGCCCGTCCAGCGGCTGCAGGTCGAGGAGTTCGATTTTTTGCTCAACAATTTTCAAACGATGAAAAACACCGTCAACGAGCTGATTGCGGAAATCGGAGAAAGCGAAAGGATGAAGAGCCGGCTCGAGACGGAGAAGGTGCTCAGCCAGATCAATCCCCATTTTCTCCATAACACGCTGAACACGGTGCAATGGGTGGCCCGGTCGAACGGGCAGGACGAGATCGACCGGATCCTGACGCTGCTCGTCCAGGTACTGCACTACAATATGGGAAAACACAGCCTGATCGTGACGGTCAGGGAAGAAATGGATGCGCTGCGCAATTACATCGAGCTGCAGCGGTACCGGTACGAGGACGAGCTGGATTTCGTGCTGGACGTCGATCCGGAGGCGGAGGCGGTCGAAATTCCCCGTTTTCTGCTTCAGCCCCTCGTGGAAAACGCGATCTATCACGGCAAAAACGAGGAACACGGCGTTATCGCGATCGCCATCCGCCGAACGGAGAAGGAAACGCTGCTGCTGACCGTCACGGACAACGGTCCGGGCATGGACGAGGCGACGATCGGGGCGCTGCTCGAAGCCGGCGGCGAGGGAAGGCCGAAGCGGGGCATGGGCATCGGCCTTCAATACGTCAAGCGGCTGTTGGACAGCTTTTACGGAGCGAAAGACGCCATACGTATCCGGAGCCGGATGGGGGAAGGAACGGTGCTGTCGGTCGAAATTCCGATTCGGAACGGAGGGAAGCTGCATGATCAAGGCATTGGTCGTGGACGACGAGAAGCGGGTGCGTAA
- a CDS encoding ABC transporter substrate-binding protein, producing MKSIRKPLHLLIVMLLAAALAACSNGNNGASPSPSSPSSSSPAASGSAEASAEPEREEYTIDVFSMLANFSGEQQGWFAKLVKDKFNLNLNIISSNLEGGGDVKFAAMMASGDLGDLVVFGDDGQKYLDAIQTGMLLDWTKDGLLDKYGQNMLKYAPKAIEKNKANFGGGTGVYGIGFDVGEDKDGPSEAKELTYHPNLRWDLYDKIGRPEIATMEDYLPVLKQMQELEPKSESGRPTYAFSMWADWDGNMMMNAKAWAGLHGFEETDGFNPGGFSLISADTDEVQGILDEDGYYLRALKLYFDANQLGLVDPDSPTQKFDDVVNKIKDGQILFSWFPWLDDTYNTPERLAEGKGFHLVPFKEERTYSYGFDPYGGSRVWAIGAKAEHPERVMEFLDWMYSPEGYMLSNYGPEGMAWELKDGKPALTELGAAAMPSNETPIPEEFGGGNWKDGRNQINNTTFKITATNPETGEPYDWMLWSSTLAKAPDKMEESWRAAMGAQTAKEYLEKNDMLAVVKPIFTGTAPAVMSPELEQKKGQVATVIKQYSWQMIFAKNEQEFEKLKQEMIDKAKGLGYDEVLNWNIEQNKKVFEYRKQ from the coding sequence TTGAAATCGATTCGTAAACCGCTGCATTTGCTGATCGTCATGCTGCTCGCCGCGGCTCTCGCCGCTTGTTCGAACGGAAACAACGGGGCATCGCCGTCGCCTTCGTCCCCGTCTTCGTCGTCCCCCGCCGCTTCCGGGTCGGCAGAGGCGTCGGCCGAACCGGAGAGGGAAGAGTATACGATCGACGTCTTCTCGATGCTGGCGAACTTCTCGGGCGAGCAGCAGGGCTGGTTCGCCAAGCTCGTCAAAGACAAGTTCAACCTGAACCTGAATATCATTTCCTCCAACCTCGAAGGGGGCGGAGACGTCAAGTTCGCGGCGATGATGGCGTCCGGCGATTTGGGCGACCTGGTCGTGTTCGGCGACGACGGCCAGAAATATTTGGACGCGATCCAAACGGGCATGCTGCTCGACTGGACAAAGGACGGCCTGCTCGACAAATACGGGCAGAACATGCTGAAATACGCCCCGAAAGCGATCGAGAAAAACAAAGCGAACTTCGGCGGCGGCACCGGCGTGTACGGCATCGGCTTCGACGTCGGCGAAGACAAGGACGGTCCTTCCGAGGCGAAGGAGCTGACGTACCATCCGAACCTGAGGTGGGATCTGTACGACAAAATCGGCCGCCCGGAAATTGCAACGATGGAAGATTATTTGCCGGTGCTGAAGCAGATGCAGGAGCTCGAGCCGAAAAGCGAATCCGGCCGCCCGACGTACGCGTTCTCGATGTGGGCGGACTGGGACGGCAACATGATGATGAACGCCAAGGCGTGGGCTGGGCTGCACGGCTTCGAGGAAACCGACGGCTTCAACCCGGGAGGCTTCTCGCTCATTTCGGCCGACACCGACGAGGTGCAGGGCATCCTGGACGAGGACGGGTACTATCTGCGCGCGTTGAAGCTGTACTTCGACGCGAATCAATTGGGGCTGGTCGATCCGGACTCTCCGACGCAAAAATTCGACGACGTCGTCAACAAAATCAAAGACGGGCAAATTCTGTTCTCCTGGTTCCCGTGGCTCGACGACACGTATAACACGCCGGAGCGGCTCGCGGAAGGAAAAGGATTCCACCTCGTGCCGTTCAAGGAGGAGCGGACGTATTCCTACGGCTTCGATCCGTACGGCGGCTCGCGCGTCTGGGCGATCGGCGCGAAAGCCGAGCACCCGGAACGGGTCATGGAGTTCCTCGATTGGATGTACAGTCCGGAAGGCTATATGCTGTCGAACTACGGGCCGGAAGGCATGGCCTGGGAGCTCAAGGACGGGAAGCCGGCGCTAACGGAGCTGGGCGCCGCGGCGATGCCTTCCAACGAAACGCCGATTCCGGAGGAATTCGGCGGCGGCAACTGGAAGGACGGGCGCAATCAGATCAACAACACGACGTTTAAAATTACGGCGACCAATCCGGAAACCGGCGAACCTTACGACTGGATGCTGTGGAGCTCGACGCTGGCCAAGGCTCCGGACAAAATGGAGGAAAGCTGGCGCGCGGCGATGGGAGCGCAGACGGCGAAGGAATATTTGGAGAAAAACGATATGCTCGCCGTCGTGAAGCCGATCTTTACCGGCACGGCGCCGGCGGTGATGAGCCCGGAGCTGGAGCAGAAGAAAGGCCAGGTGGCGACGGTCATCAAGCAATATTCGTGGCAAATGATTTTCGCCAAAAACGAGCAGGAATTCGAAAAGCTGAAGCAGGAAATGATCGACAAGGCGAAAGGGCTCGGCTACGACGAAGTGCTGAACTGGAACATCGAACAGAACAAGAAAGTATTCGAATACCGGAAGCAATAG
- a CDS encoding carbohydrate ABC transporter permease: protein MLKRRSAGEIAFNVTNYAVFGLFTLICILPFYYLFIQTISDNDLSARGLVTFYPKGIHFENYRKVLQLDGLSQAFLISVLRTVVGTIATVLGSAFLGFIFTKQKMWGRRFWYRFLVVTMYFNAGIIPWYVVMLRLGMTNNFWAYVLPAVVSPFYVILAKTFVESIPEVLQESAEIDGAGYLTLFFRIILPLIVPISATIAIFAAVAQWNSFIDTVFLMTDKTYYTLQFVLYKYLNESNSLAAIIRSSGAQNMDLSNMQTANSIRTTVSMIVVLPILLVYPFFQRYFVKGIMIGAVKG, encoded by the coding sequence ATGCTCAAGCGAAGATCGGCCGGCGAAATCGCGTTTAACGTGACCAATTATGCCGTATTCGGCCTGTTCACGCTCATCTGCATTTTGCCGTTTTACTACTTGTTCATCCAGACGATCAGCGACAACGATCTGAGCGCCAGGGGGCTCGTGACGTTTTACCCGAAAGGCATCCACTTCGAAAACTACCGCAAGGTGCTGCAGCTCGACGGGTTGTCCCAGGCGTTTCTCATATCCGTGCTGCGGACCGTCGTCGGAACGATCGCCACCGTGCTCGGCTCGGCGTTTCTCGGGTTTATTTTTACGAAGCAAAAAATGTGGGGACGCCGGTTCTGGTACCGTTTTCTCGTCGTCACGATGTATTTCAACGCGGGCATCATTCCTTGGTATGTCGTCATGCTGAGGCTGGGAATGACCAACAATTTCTGGGCGTACGTCTTGCCGGCCGTCGTGTCGCCTTTTTACGTCATTTTGGCCAAAACGTTCGTGGAGTCGATCCCGGAAGTGCTGCAGGAATCGGCGGAAATCGACGGGGCCGGCTATTTGACGCTCTTTTTCCGGATCATCCTTCCGCTAATCGTTCCGATTTCCGCGACCATCGCGATTTTCGCGGCCGTCGCCCAGTGGAACTCGTTTATCGACACGGTGTTTCTGATGACGGACAAAACCTATTACACGCTGCAGTTCGTTCTGTACAAATATTTGAACGAAAGCAACTCGCTGGCCGCCATCATTCGCAGCTCCGGCGCGCAAAACATGGATCTGTCGAACATGCAGACGGCCAACTCGATCCGGACGACGGTGTCGATGATCGTCGTGCTCCCGATTTTGCTCGTTTACCCGTTTTTTCAGCGGTATTTCGTCAAAGGCATCATGATCGGAGCGGTAAAAGGCTGA
- a CDS encoding ABC transporter permease has product MEPVAQSQTKRIRSSPSSLIPDRYRLFLFALPFLVLVFIFSYLPLYGWIYAFYNYRPGFALSDTPFVGLQWFRSIFSNPTQTQEVMRVMRNTMVMSLLGIATSILPVLFAVFLSEIKSQWYKKTVQVLTTLPNFISWVLVYAIAFMMFNVDNGLINKIMIGLGFQEQGVNYLATNNHTWLSMIAWATWKGLGWGAIMYIAAITSIDQELYDAAKVDGAGRFRMIWHITVPGIMPTYFVLLLLSIANFINNGLEQYFVFQNPMNKSHIEVLDLYVYNIGMLGTNFSFATAVSMLKSLVSIALLFIANRMSKIVRGESII; this is encoded by the coding sequence ATGGAACCGGTTGCCCAAAGCCAAACGAAAAGGATAAGATCAAGTCCTTCGAGCCTCATCCCGGATCGTTACCGATTATTTTTGTTCGCGCTTCCATTTCTTGTTTTAGTATTTATTTTCAGCTATTTGCCTTTGTACGGCTGGATTTATGCGTTCTATAATTACCGGCCGGGCTTCGCGCTTTCGGATACCCCGTTCGTCGGGCTGCAGTGGTTCCGCTCGATTTTTTCCAATCCGACGCAGACGCAGGAAGTGATGCGCGTCATGCGCAACACGATGGTCATGAGCCTGCTCGGCATCGCGACCTCGATTTTGCCGGTGCTGTTCGCCGTCTTTTTGTCCGAAATCAAGTCGCAATGGTACAAGAAAACGGTTCAGGTTCTGACGACGCTGCCGAACTTCATCAGTTGGGTGCTCGTTTACGCAATCGCTTTCATGATGTTCAACGTGGACAACGGGCTGATCAACAAAATCATGATCGGGCTCGGCTTTCAGGAGCAGGGCGTCAATTATTTGGCGACGAACAACCATACCTGGCTTTCGATGATCGCCTGGGCGACGTGGAAAGGGCTCGGCTGGGGCGCCATCATGTACATCGCGGCTATCACGTCGATCGACCAGGAGCTGTACGACGCGGCGAAAGTGGACGGAGCGGGGCGGTTTCGGATGATCTGGCACATTACGGTGCCGGGCATTATGCCGACGTACTTCGTGCTGCTGCTGCTGTCGATCGCCAATTTTATCAACAACGGGCTGGAGCAATATTTCGTCTTCCAAAATCCGATGAACAAGAGCCATATCGAAGTGCTCGACCTGTACGTGTACAACATCGGGATGCTGGGCACGAACTTCTCCTTCGCCACCGCCGTCAGCATGCTGAAATCGCTCGTCAGCATCGCGCTGCTTTTTATCGCCAACCGAATGTCCAAAATCGTTCGCGGAGAATCCATCATCTGA